From the genome of Nicotiana tabacum cultivar K326 chromosome 2, ASM71507v2, whole genome shotgun sequence:
CTATTCAAATTTCACCTCTGCGAGAGGTGATGGCATCCTCGTGCATGAGATTCAACTTTCGAGGATCCATGTTCTTGTTAATTTCCAGATGCCATTTATACAACTGCAATAAAATCCAGTTAACCTCCTGGAAGTTTTGCGTTGGAGTATGTTACCACAATTTCACATTAAGCTATGGCAGCAAATAATGTCTTTGGTTTCGTTTTTTCTTCAGGTTGTCTTATGCTTATTCAGTCCGAAAATACCTcgcatttgattttctttttctttccaaaaataaTTTCTGAACAGAAAGAATTCTGATGAGAGTCTACCATATGAGAAAGAATTCAAAGTTCCAAATATCGATAAAGTAACTGAAGAAGGAAAGAAGGCTCCCACCAAATTTCGTAAAATCCGACTACATAGAATTTGTGATCTTATCGACACTGAGATGTACACTGCCAGTGGCTGGCCTTCTGTTAGTGGGGATGCTTTGAAGGCTCTCTCTGGCAAAGTTTCTGCGGACTTTGATATTCTTGATGAAGCGGATGACAATGCTGAGGAAGATCCTGAAACAAGCATTGATGAAGCTTTAGCTACAAATAATGAAGTTCCCAGTCAAGAACCAGAAGTTTCTATTTATGGATCAGCGTACAATGCCTTTGGAGGTGGGCAGAAAGGAATTGAGGCCTGCCATGCCATTGCAGCATTATGTGAAATGTGCTCCATAGGCTCTTTAATATCCAACTTTATACTCCCATTGCAAGTAAGTTGCTTTGTGTTCTTTTCCATGATGTGGTATATCCTAGTCAAAACTTGCTGGTAAAACAGTGAATTAAAGGGTCAGAACTCAGAAGGATTAGCAATCATTGATATCGAGTAGAAAATTCAAGGAATCCTTTACCTCTGTGATAGTAATCACTAATCAGTTATCACTAAATAGAGAGATGCAGTGGAAGATAGCCAAGAGTCATTTTTGTTGATGTTACCATACACCACATGCTTGTTGACAAACTGAAAGTTTGCGATGAGGAATTGATCTATAAAAAATTTGACTTGGTTTTATGTTGGCACTGATGTCATGGGTCTATGTGGGGAAGTTCCTACAATATTAAGTCTTCGTTGTGGATAACCGCTCAACGAATACttaaaggagaaaagaaaatactAATCCTTTTCTGATTGTTTAAATAATTTTTCTGCTTTTGTAATAGCGCATGAGAATGACATTTCCTGAAGTTTCATGATGAGACGTTAAAAATAGTGATCGGCTTTCCTCTTTCATATATGAATCTCTGAGAAACATTTTTGCCTCAGGTGCTGTCTTTTTGAGCGACAAAAACTTCAGTGACCGAGTTATTCACGGCTCACTGTTTAATCAGGCCTTAGTAGGGATTACTCTTGTTACCTCACCTTTGTTGTAAGGTGTCTAGGTGTTCACAATCAATGAATCAGGGTTTTCTGTAGGATAGGACACTCAAGAGCTTTCTTTGGACTCTGATTGTGATAGGTTAGCAATGTAGTGGAGACGGAAGTACCTAAACGTCATGGAAGATGGTTTTGAGGCAAACTGACCCAAGTATCAtgctttttcccaaaaatttATGTCTTGAATAATTTGCTCTAGAGATGTAGCAGCACAATAGTCACAAATTGCACCTCTCTACTTTTGGGTAAGAGATACCGTCTGATGTACCTTTTCTTGAGTTAATTTGCAGTGTGGGTTAGGTTTCTTTATTTTGAAGTCAAAGCTTTCTTTTTAATGACATTGCTCTTTCAATCTCAGGGCCAAGATGTATCGGGTGAGAATGGACGAATTCATTGTTCCCTGAATATTAACACTGAAACCGGGCGCCTGTCTGCGAGGAGACCAAATTTACAGGTTTATTTATATTTCACTCTGACTTCTTAACAGTTCACGTATTTTGTTTCACAGATATGCCATCAGCCACTTTTTGTCTTGTTTTCGATGTCGCTTCTCACAATTTTCTTTCTTGAACTCAAGATTTGATATTAACCTATAAATTTGCAAAAATGTCGCAAATGTGCTTCTCCTTTATCGCTAATTGGGCTCATGCTGTATTTCATGGCTCAAGTAAAGTGATATCATGTAAGAACTTCAATGGTCATCAGTCGTCACTTATGTTAGACCTTAcacactattattattattattattattatttttgcgcCAAACTACTCATCGGTCATTGCTTGACTGGAATGTTGTTTCAAATGTTATTTCTTGGCAATACAGAACCAGCCTGCTCTGGAGAAAGATAGGTACAAAATTCGTCAAGCTTTTGTAGCTGCACAAGGGAATTCCTTGATTGTGGCCGACTATGGGCAGGTATCAAGCCACTTACCAGTTATAAtagtttatattttttgaattggttgcaaaaaTATTGACATTTTTTCTTATAATTAGTTGGAACTTAGGATTCTTGCACATCTTGCCAACTGTAAGAGCATGTTGGATGCTTTCAAAGCTGGTGGAGACTTTCATTCAAGGACTGCTATGAACATGTATACTCACATCCGTGAAGCCGTTGAAAATGGTCAGGTACTTCTTGAGTGGCATCCTCAACCAGGTGAAGAAAAACCTCCGGTTCCTCTTCTAAAGGTAACTGCAAAACACTTATTGTGGATggtgaaaattttcagatttaaTATGTAGACGACAGGATAGTTGTTCGATTTAATGACCGTTGTATTTTACACCTTGTGAGCTACTTCCAAGGGGGAAAATTCCGCTTCTTCAAAAGAACAAGAATTTTAGTGCAAGAAGTTTGATTTATTGGGATTTTGATACAATATAATGCAAATTCCTTTTCAGGATGCTTTTGGCTCTGAAAGAAGGAAGGCAAAGATGCTCAATTTTTCAATTGCATACGGGAAAACTACAATTGGACTTGCCCGCGATTGGAAGGTACTTCAGCATTTTGAGACAAAATATCTATTTAATTACCTTGATTTCTATAGAATTTGTTGGGTCTGCATGAGCTAAATGAATACTATTTCATACTTAGGTATCCGTAAAGGAAGCTAAGGAAACAGTTGATCGGTGGTATAGAGATAGAAAAGAAGTGTCAGATTGGCAGGAACAACGCAAATTTGAAGCACGCGAGTTCAGACGTGTTCACACACTTCTAGGACGGGCACGCTGGTTCCCATCAGTAAAAAATGCAACTGGATCTGTAAAAGGTCACATAGAACGAGCTGCTATAAATACTCCAGTGCAGGTCCATCTTAACACACTTCGCCCTATTCTTTGTGTGTATTGCCATCGTCTCtcccttcttttttctttaataaGTTGTCTGCATGCCACGTATGCCATGCTGACTTCTGAAGTTTTTGACAGGGAAGTGCTGCAGATGTTGCTATGTGCGCCATGTTAGAGATATCAAAGAATGCACGACTAGAGGAGCTTGGATGGAAATTGCTTTTACAGGTTTATCTTCCATTGCCCTTTAGTGGACTCATCTCATTTTAAGAAACAGAAAAAGTGAGAAAtacataaaaaaagaaaaaactgtaTTCTGCTATCATATTTGCTGTGGGTGCTTCTCTCAATATCTCGAGCTGTGTTCACCTACAACTTTGGAGCTCACCTGTTAAGTTTTGATCTCAAGCTGAGTTTGGTACGCATGTCTGTTAACTGGGGTATAGGGTTTGCCATTTGTTGTGCGTAACTACAGATGATAAGATTATAACCAAAATTTTCAGGAATGTTGGAAGATGAATGGTTACTAGGAGGGAGATTCATTTTTCCTGTAACAGAAAGGGCATATGGCACATTTATATTTTTATGTTTGGCATAGCTTAGAATAATTTATGTATGTgtcttaatttttttttgcagTCCCAGTTAATTGTTTGCGTCGTTTGTCATTAGCTAACAATTGTACGTTATTGTTTGTTTTTCGAATAGGTTCATGATGAAGTTATTTTGGAAGGGCCGGAAGAATCTGAAAACGAAGCCATGGCAATAGTGGTTGACTGCATGTCCAAGCCTTTTGGTGGAAAGAATATTCTCAGAGTTGACCTATCTGTTGATTCTAAATGTGCCAAAAACTGGTATTCTGCCAAGTAGATGATGGATTTCATCGACATATACATGGACTTTTATCCAACTCGGCTCCATTCCCTGCATTTGTTTTGACCCTCTGAAATGTATACAGATTAATCtaactcgatctcatcgtcccaATCATGAGGTAAGTCCAGTGTGTCAGCGAACGGATGTCTTTGCTTGCGACCATCAATTCGTAGCTGCCTTCATTACATGCAAGTCCAGAACCTAGTGCTGTTAGTCCATTTTTTCAACAGGTCTTAGATAGCCTGTTGTAACCTTAATACATATGTAAATActaacttttctttttctttttgagtaagtTGTATGTAGCCCTTGATTTTGAGATCAAAATGTGTAAAAGTACATCTTACCCTTGTGATGATGTCTTGCCAGCCTTTTTCTCTACATAGGTGTATATTTATTGGCCTGGCCTGGCCTAGAGTTTTTTCAACATCTTATTCTCTTTTGTACCATTACCCTTGTTTTCATATGAACCTAGAAAGGCTATGTATCCTCTTTCTCTCTTGTGCTTGAAAGTTTTACCTACAGATTTTGGCCGTTGAAGAAACTAAATGTGTAATTACCTGTAATCAAACTTAATCACATAAATTAACTTATGTATCCTAATGATATCAAGAATATTAGTGCGGTAAGCTTCAAATCCATGTTCTTTTCTTCTAACAcctctttttaaattaaaaatcagaagattttaatttctttaataattgaaAATGAGCCACAAGCCCACAACCATGACGTCGTGGTAGGAGATTTGGGGCTACAAATACAATATTGAGATGAATGGAAGGAGTTAATGGTGGACCAAACACTTGAATAGAAAGAAAATTAATATTAGTTTAAAATTTTTGCAAGTGGACATTTAGTTCATAATATTGTATTTGGTGGAGGATCTTGAGATAATATTGTTTGAGGCTTGAAACACGTTAAATTCCTCCATTTCCTTCCCGAAATTAAGTAGTTTTAGTAGATATAACAAGCTTACATTAATTCCTTATGGTTTTCGCTCATTTCAATCACAATGTATCATTACTCGCATACCAAATATGTGACAACATTTATAATACGGTTTACGATTAGAAGAACATAattgtttatatatatactaATTTGGCATGATTAGTACCCTTTTATCCTTCTTTTTGCAAGCCAAACAAATCAACATGTCTATTATTAGGTCAAAGATATTGAAGAAGATTATTCATTAAAGAACCTGGAAAACAGACAAAATATGCACAGCTAATGCGATTCCGtctcctttctttctttattagcTCCTTACTTAAGACAAAACAATCCGACTTGGTAAATATTTGTATTTATTAGATGATTTTTCTAAAAATTTTGTGTCGTATGAGTTggacaaaaataataaatttgaactAAATAAAAGGTTTTATTAGTGAAATATTTCCTTTGTTCCAATTTATATAATATCTTTTCATTTTTATGTCGTTCCAAAATATTTGACGTCattctattttaatttattaaacgaTTCATGGGTTAACCTTTAATAGGATGCTctctttcaacaaatatttttaattttttttatattagcagcttgtttggatggttgttacctgtatcagtattgtattgttatcccaaaataatgtttgttttgattgtttcattaaaattgattttgttgtattgTTAAATCCATTGTTTCGGAACAATGAAAAGTTCTGTTTTTTGAaacaaccgatttggtgtggtgggattgtttcctatttttcttttttaattatgCTCTACCTTATTACTCTATAATTCTATTTTATCCTTTGCCTTTTTTTCTTTAAACACCAAATCTCCAGCATATAACCTACTTTGTCTTAGTCCCTTTTTTTTCCAACTCCAACGTAAAAGGTATAGGTTTTGACTTCTTTTTTGTTTCGTTTTTTCTCATAATGTGATTTTAACTCCATTTCTTTGTTCCTTTGTCTGCCAATTCTCGTTCCTTTCCTTATCAtagttctttatttttttttaatgataGTTAAAGATATATTTGGTGATAAATTAAAGGCATATTTGGTGATAAATTAGTAGAAAGtagttttcttaaattatttttatgcgtaatttttgataaatttaatatttaaacagttaaaagtattttagtaaacttaATATTTAAATAGTACGATCAaataatacaatctatccaaaaattatattcataaaataatataatataatataatataatataatataatacatTATAAAACATGGTTAAGCACCATCCAAACAAGGTGTAAGTTAATATAGAGATTGATGCATCATTTTTGGCACAAGATACCTTTCTCGAGAATGACACAAATGCATCGAATTTCTGCAGTCAAATCTCGCCCTTGACAAAGGGGATTTGCTCATCTTAATTTGGTACAATAACCTGTCTCTTTACACTTTTTTTCAGAATTCCAATTGCCGCTCTTTTTTTAGGTAAATTTCGAATCATTAGCTTATTTTTAAACTTCTAATCGAAATCCTTATCGTTGTATTCTGCTTTATAGATTTCATGTTATCTCATTGAGCTTCAATCCAGAATACTGTACTCACTCAGCTTAGAATTTAGATCTATTTGTTCTATTGACTTCCCAAAGTTTCAATCTTTCCCCTTGTAGAACTTTTGGGTCTTATTAACCGTGTCTAGTTGATTCATAGATTGAATACTTCAATTTTAATGTCTCTTTACCTTCTTTAGAATTTGTTATTTGTGAAGCTGGCCTAGATATCACAGCCCTAAAAAATAGGGAGAATGACACAAATAGGATCATTTGGTGCCACCGTTAGAATTTTGATTCCGGTAAGAAAAGTCTTGGGAAAATAATCTCCAGTCATAATTTTGAAGCACGCTGGTGAGAAATTCTTAGGAAAGTCTTATGGTGATTCGTCAGAATATTGCCATAATTTGCAAGTTACGATGATTGTCACAAAATTCTTACGTTTGCCATATTTTTGTGCAATTAGCCACAAAATTATGACCGATCACCAGAATTTTTCGCGTTGTGGCTGAAAATTCTAGTACTTCAAAATTCTAACACGGGATTATTTTCCCTTAACTTTCCCTAACAAGGTCAAAATATAAAGCGTGGTTAAAAAAAAAAGTCCATCTAGAGTCATTCCCACTAAAAAATGGTTTGTCAGGAGAAAATATGTAGCTTAGATAATTAGGCTTATGTTTTTTggcttctatttttattttaatgatAATGCTGTGTTGAGGCTAGCTTGTGCGCAACTCAACTACTGCTTCTATTGTACTATAGTTATCTGTTTTCTCTCTGTGATATTGGGTTTGAATTTGATTAGGTAACATGTTGGATGTTTCATCTCTTAGACATATCTAGGCTCTACTTATGAGACAATTCCATTTCCAATCTAAGCATCAGTATAACTAGTTAATCGTGTACAGTTTTCTCGTAGCTGTATACCCCTTAACAAACAATCTGTTATGACTCCCTTTGACTTTTGATCTTGTTATAACCTGACAGCGTATTTATTTACCGGAAAATGCAGGCAGTGAGCTTTATGTTTTGTTATTTTGCAGTTTCTTAAGTTATCTTGCTTTTCTTGGGATGACTTTTAGTTATTAATTCTAGCTTCCTTGTTTATGATAATGATCTTTCTGTTTTTACATGTTTGTTCCTGATAAATTTAGGATATTGGAATTTGTCTAGAGAAAATATATTCTCTCATTCTGCTCGTAGCtcttttgctatgcttttccTTAATCGTCTTTACTCTTGAATTTAGATACAGAAATCATCTCAACCAGGATGTTATAAAGAGATTGACAGGCTTTTTATGAGCTTATCCTGTCGCAGTTGGGTATATCCAAGTATCGTCTAGAGCAATCTCAGAATATCCGGAAAGAGTTATGGTTCAGACATTAGAGTCCATGAGGGGTGGTGGAGGTTCTATTAAAGTGGGAACAACTGGTACGATCAGTGCCCTCATGTCAAGAGAATTAGATTCAAAAACATCTGCTTCTCCAACATCTATATCACATAGTTATAGGTCTCCTTCTGTTTGTTCATTCTCTGCTGGTGATGCTACCAGTCCTAAAAGAATGAAGCCAAGAACATCAATTGATGAGGCTAGCAGCAGTTGGGTgtctgaagataataaaaatAGCCCTGAGATAGTCAAGAAGGCAAAGCACTATAATTGTAAAACTCCTCAAAGGCCAATACTAGAAGCAGACAATTCTTCAGTAGATGGAACTCCTATTAGGCAGAAAACGGACAGAAAGAGACCGACCTT
Proteins encoded in this window:
- the LOC107829843 gene encoding uncharacterized protein LOC107829843, which translates into the protein MVQTLESMRGGGGSIKVGTTGTISALMSRELDSKTSASPTSISHSYRSPSVCSFSAGDATSPKRMKPRTSIDEASSSWVSEDNKNSPEIVKKAKHYNCKTPQRPILEADNSSVDGTPIRQKTDRKRPTLVEIVDIKCGSAEKTWATPVKSRLKKLGFSKLSENPA